A single Pseudomonadota bacterium DNA region contains:
- a CDS encoding response regulator translates to MNKILYIDDEKINLTNFTQTFNRDYEIFTAINGEKALDILEQIGEVSLVITDQRMPGMSGVEVLYAIKELYPDTSRMVITAYTDVDYLVDAINRGHVYQYIFKPWNEVELRIKVKHAVDKYILTKRNQKLLAWLEKMNTELEDRVIERTKELNTTNTLLKLSNNELREAHTTVREQAEKLEKSNHELKWKLKELEKTKEEVKSLQDLLPICSYCKKIRDDDHYWEEVESYIRRFNNELEFSHSICPDCYEKHIVPELAVFAEEQKKQKKTGKNVIEMHREEED, encoded by the coding sequence ATGAACAAAATACTCTATATAGATGACGAAAAAATAAATCTCACCAATTTCACCCAAACCTTCAACCGGGATTATGAGATCTTTACTGCAATAAACGGTGAGAAGGCACTGGATATACTTGAGCAGATCGGTGAAGTTTCGCTCGTCATAACCGATCAACGCATGCCGGGCATGTCCGGTGTTGAAGTGTTATATGCCATCAAAGAACTTTATCCAGACACCTCACGGATGGTCATAACCGCCTATACGGATGTCGATTATCTCGTTGATGCAATAAACCGCGGTCACGTATATCAATATATTTTCAAACCCTGGAATGAAGTGGAGCTCAGAATCAAGGTCAAACACGCTGTTGATAAATATATCCTTACCAAGAGAAACCAGAAGCTTCTTGCCTGGCTTGAAAAAATGAACACGGAACTTGAAGACCGGGTCATCGAAAGAACAAAAGAACTCAATACGACAAACACTCTATTGAAATTGAGCAACAATGAACTTCGTGAAGCGCACACAACCGTACGGGAACAGGCTGAAAAACTGGAAAAAAGCAATCACGAGCTCAAATGGAAGTTAAAAGAGCTTGAAAAAACAAAGGAAGAGGTCAAATCACTTCAGGATTTACTACCGATCTGCTCATACTGCAAAAAGATTCGCGATGATGATCACTATTGGGAAGAAGTGGAAAGCTATATCCGGCGATTTAATAATGAACTTGAATTTTCACACAGCATTTGCCCGGACTGTTACGAAAAACATATAGTCCCTGAGCTTGCCGTTTTTGCAGAGGAACAGAAAAAACAGAAAAAAACCGGCAAGAATGTGATCGAAATGCACCGCGAGGAAGAAGATTGA
- a CDS encoding ankyrin repeat domain-containing protein — MNTNTPPLLEAITRGDRKKLRELLDRKIVEIDRCFENGETPLILAISHGYTDIALLLIARGADINLSNNKGISPLMAAGEADNYDLFNLFIIKGADISLRDSQGENALHKTARLGHAKPVQLLLQKGLYPHTKSGYGQTPQELAQANGHKEVVSIFKNFKTTEQDKDLFTMDVESLEDEFDRLKFDVLLGPEIINKG; from the coding sequence TTGAATACAAATACCCCACCCCTGTTAGAGGCCATCACCCGGGGGGACCGAAAAAAGCTCAGAGAACTTCTTGATCGTAAAATCGTTGAGATAGACCGCTGTTTTGAAAACGGAGAAACCCCGCTTATCCTGGCAATTTCTCACGGTTACACGGATATAGCCCTCTTGCTCATCGCCCGGGGAGCCGACATCAACCTCAGTAATAACAAAGGAATCAGTCCATTAATGGCCGCAGGTGAAGCTGACAATTATGACTTGTTCAACCTGTTTATCATCAAAGGTGCCGACATTTCGCTTCGGGATTCTCAGGGAGAAAACGCTCTCCACAAAACTGCACGGCTGGGCCATGCAAAGCCTGTTCAACTTCTTCTACAAAAAGGGCTCTATCCCCATACCAAATCCGGTTACGGCCAAACGCCCCAAGAACTTGCACAAGCTAACGGCCACAAAGAGGTTGTCAGCATTTTCAAGAATTTCAAAACTACTGAACAGGACAAGGACTTGTTTACCATGGATGTCGAATCTTTGGAGGATGAATTTGACAGGCTGAAATTTGATGTATTACTCGGTCCAGAAATCATTAACAAAGGCTAA
- a CDS encoding leucyl aminopeptidase: MIKIVKTKPAEYTGDMLVYLVRQIKKTISKCDNRSVQEMIDRAIESGDFSGKEGQTFLYYPEVAPDNKKGVRRILVIGMGKEDPDRELFRKAGGTIASTVKKTKALNIMVVAPETTGMAADDIVECLAEGVLLGNYQFKKYKTGNDPEDEDGCIKEVVIFAQDEALAKKGMKRGRIASDAVSVARDMANEPANFWTPTDFGEFGKELARKYPLKVKVLGKSDITKLKMGGLLAVNQGSAIPPTMTIVEYRTGKKVPKILLVGKGLTFDSGGISIKSGSGMHEMKYDMCGGAAVLAVMQAIGEERPNHCDVIAIVPATENMPGPSAVKPGDVITHYGGKTVEVINTDAEGRLILADALAYGVEKFKPDAVIDLATLTGAVVVGLGHHRTGLMSTDDRLAEKLIAAGARCGEPLWRLPLGPEYTKQLKSTVADLKNIGNRTGGTITAGAFLQEFVGDVPWAHLDIAGTAWDFTEKSYIPKGPSGVGVRTLLELVRHWKRS, from the coding sequence ATGATAAAAATCGTTAAAACGAAACCTGCCGAATATACAGGCGACATGCTTGTTTATCTTGTCCGGCAGATTAAGAAAACCATTTCAAAATGTGATAACCGATCAGTTCAGGAGATGATTGACCGGGCAATTGAATCCGGTGATTTTTCCGGAAAAGAAGGGCAGACCTTTTTGTATTATCCGGAAGTGGCCCCTGACAATAAAAAAGGTGTAAGAAGAATATTAGTGATCGGTATGGGTAAAGAAGATCCTGATCGTGAACTTTTCAGGAAGGCGGGGGGGACGATAGCTTCTACCGTAAAAAAAACCAAGGCTTTGAATATCATGGTAGTGGCTCCGGAAACTACCGGTATGGCAGCGGATGATATTGTCGAATGTCTTGCCGAGGGAGTGTTGCTCGGCAATTATCAATTTAAAAAATATAAGACCGGCAATGACCCTGAGGATGAAGATGGATGTATCAAGGAGGTGGTAATTTTTGCACAGGATGAGGCGCTTGCAAAAAAAGGCATGAAACGTGGCCGAATTGCCTCAGACGCTGTCAGTGTTGCCCGGGATATGGCCAATGAGCCGGCAAATTTCTGGACGCCGACGGACTTCGGTGAATTCGGAAAAGAACTTGCCAGAAAATACCCTTTGAAGGTGAAGGTTCTCGGTAAATCGGATATCACAAAGCTTAAGATGGGAGGATTACTTGCGGTCAACCAGGGATCGGCTATTCCGCCGACCATGACAATCGTTGAATACCGCACAGGGAAAAAGGTTCCCAAGATATTGCTGGTGGGGAAGGGATTGACTTTTGATTCCGGCGGGATATCAATAAAATCCGGCAGCGGGATGCATGAGATGAAATACGATATGTGTGGCGGAGCCGCGGTACTTGCGGTCATGCAGGCCATTGGCGAAGAAAGGCCTAATCATTGCGATGTTATTGCCATTGTTCCGGCAACGGAAAATATGCCCGGGCCTTCGGCGGTAAAGCCCGGAGATGTAATTACCCATTACGGCGGCAAAACCGTTGAGGTTATAAATACCGATGCTGAAGGCCGGCTGATTCTTGCGGATGCGCTTGCTTACGGCGTTGAAAAATTCAAACCGGATGCGGTCATTGATCTGGCAACACTCACCGGCGCAGTTGTAGTCGGCCTGGGGCATCATCGCACCGGGTTGATGAGTACTGATGATCGTCTTGCAGAAAAACTGATTGCCGCAGGGGCGAGATGCGGAGAACCTTTATGGCGTCTGCCGCTGGGCCCGGAATACACCAAGCAGCTCAAGTCAACGGTTGCAGACCTTAAAAACATCGGCAACCGAACCGGCGGCACGATTACCGCCGGAGCATTTTTACAGGAATTTGTCGGTGATGTACCGTGGGCCCATCTTGATATTGCCGGTACGGCCTGGGATTTTACCGAAAAGTCGTATATACCCAAGGGACCTTCCGGTGTTGGCGTGCGAACGCTGCTGGAGTTGGTGAGACATTGGAAACGGAGCTGA
- a CDS encoding hemolysin family protein encodes MITQLVIAILCAVLISGFCSICEAVLFSISPAQVEIMSHSGKISGRIMQSLKKDIQKPITAILTLNTIANTMGAAVAGASATVVFGDAYLGLFSAAFTLVILLFSEILPKTAGVIYHQALAPWVAIPIHWMVIILAPFTWLCQIVTRLIPGKDKETLISAAEVLAIARLSRKSGEIDFQEEKVIKNVLSLKEKTVRQAMTPRTVSFTLSEHLTLAEALEHQDQWELHSRVPLYDKDPDDIVGIALRKDVLQKVAEDFEHLKLTDVMNPVHFVPEYAPLTAVLLDFFEYHQHLFAVVDEYGGFTGVISLEDIIEEIVGREIMDESDKTMDMRELARRKRKILTGKGTE; translated from the coding sequence TTGATTACCCAACTTGTAATTGCGATTCTTTGTGCCGTGCTGATTTCCGGCTTTTGCAGCATCTGTGAAGCCGTTCTATTTTCCATATCTCCCGCTCAAGTGGAAATTATGTCACATTCCGGCAAAATCTCGGGACGCATCATGCAGAGCCTGAAAAAGGATATTCAGAAACCGATAACCGCCATACTCACGCTGAATACCATTGCCAACACCATGGGAGCAGCTGTTGCAGGAGCATCGGCGACAGTGGTGTTCGGTGATGCATATCTCGGCTTGTTTTCTGCAGCATTTACCCTTGTAATCCTTCTCTTTTCTGAAATTCTTCCCAAAACCGCAGGGGTTATTTATCATCAAGCCCTGGCACCTTGGGTTGCAATCCCGATTCACTGGATGGTCATCATTCTTGCGCCTTTTACCTGGCTTTGTCAGATTGTCACCAGACTGATACCTGGCAAGGATAAGGAAACCCTGATCTCGGCGGCGGAAGTCCTTGCCATCGCCAGGCTCAGCCGCAAATCCGGCGAAATTGATTTTCAGGAAGAAAAAGTCATCAAGAATGTCTTGAGCCTTAAAGAAAAGACGGTCAGGCAGGCAATGACTCCCCGCACGGTTTCCTTCACCCTAAGCGAACATCTGACCCTGGCCGAAGCCCTGGAACATCAGGACCAATGGGAACTTCACAGCCGAGTGCCGCTCTATGACAAAGACCCCGATGATATTGTCGGCATAGCATTGAGAAAGGATGTCCTCCAGAAGGTTGCCGAAGATTTTGAGCACTTAAAACTCACAGATGTCATGAACCCTGTGCACTTTGTGCCGGAATACGCCCCCCTGACTGCTGTGCTCCTGGATTTTTTCGAGTATCATCAGCATCTTTTCGCAGTCGTTGATGAATACGGCGGTTTTACCGGAGTTATCAGTCTTGAGGATATTATTGAAGAAATTGTCGGGCGTGAAATCATGGACGAATCCGACAAGACCATGGATATGAGAGAGTTGGCCCGCAGAAAACGAAAAATTCTTACTGGAAAAGGAACTGAGTAA
- a CDS encoding sigma-54 dependent transcriptional regulator, which yields MQKTKILFVDDEQSYRNSFVRSFVDDEYLIETASDGENAMQKLMHFHADTVITDIKMPRMDGFALLQKIKNKYPDIFVVMATAYGGSDEAIRAMKAGANDYVIKPFDSDIIRMILSRMAEKKRNFQALLFKGEDRRKKFRFQNIIGQDIKMLKVFQMIKDVAATNSTVLLTGESGTGKELVAEAIHFESKRKDKPFIKVNCSALTDTLINSELFGHEKGAFTGAVIQKKGHFELAHGGTIFLDEIGDISVHTQLSLLRVLELGTFHRVGGTKTIKVDTRVICATNKNLEQAVQEKLFREDLFYRINVVALQLPPLRERKSDIPLLAFHFLNKLIKSHDSTKTTGIAKDALDMLIAHDWPGNVRELANILENAIIFCKKNKITPEYLPPQLTTRNKIKEFSLTLNSKSLPHAESQLIRSVLETSNWNLKRAAEDLDIARGTLYSKMKKYKIIRP from the coding sequence ATGCAAAAAACCAAAATTCTCTTTGTCGATGACGAACAATCATACCGGAATTCTTTTGTCAGATCATTTGTCGATGACGAATACCTCATAGAAACAGCTTCAGACGGTGAAAATGCCATGCAGAAATTAATGCATTTTCATGCCGACACGGTGATTACCGATATTAAAATGCCTCGCATGGACGGTTTCGCCCTGCTCCAGAAAATAAAAAACAAATATCCGGATATTTTTGTTGTTATGGCCACCGCTTACGGTGGTTCCGATGAAGCAATCCGGGCGATGAAGGCCGGGGCAAATGATTACGTCATCAAGCCTTTTGATTCCGACATAATCCGGATGATTCTCTCACGAATGGCCGAGAAAAAAAGGAATTTCCAGGCTTTGTTGTTCAAAGGCGAGGACAGGAGAAAAAAATTCCGCTTTCAGAATATCATCGGCCAAGACATCAAAATGCTCAAGGTCTTCCAGATGATCAAGGATGTTGCAGCAACAAATTCCACTGTGCTCCTCACCGGTGAATCCGGTACAGGCAAGGAACTGGTCGCAGAGGCGATCCATTTTGAAAGCAAGCGCAAAGACAAACCCTTTATCAAGGTCAACTGTTCCGCGCTCACCGACACCCTGATTAACAGTGAATTGTTCGGTCATGAAAAAGGCGCATTTACCGGAGCGGTCATCCAGAAAAAAGGCCATTTCGAACTTGCCCACGGCGGGACGATATTTCTTGATGAAATCGGTGATATATCCGTACACACGCAGTTATCCCTTTTACGAGTACTTGAGTTAGGGACTTTTCACCGGGTCGGCGGCACCAAAACAATCAAAGTCGATACAAGGGTGATCTGCGCGACAAACAAAAACCTCGAACAGGCAGTACAGGAAAAGTTATTCCGCGAGGACCTGTTCTACAGAATTAACGTAGTTGCACTGCAACTCCCACCACTTCGGGAACGGAAATCGGACATCCCCCTGCTGGCGTTTCATTTCCTCAATAAACTTATAAAATCACATGATTCGACGAAAACCACCGGGATAGCAAAAGATGCACTGGACATGCTCATAGCTCATGACTGGCCGGGCAATGTCAGGGAACTGGCAAACATCCTTGAAAACGCCATAATTTTTTGCAAAAAAAACAAAATCACCCCCGAATACCTCCCGCCCCAGCTAACCACCCGTAATAAAATTAAAGAATTTTCATTGACTCTCAACTCCAAATCCCTGCCGCACGCTGAGTCGCAACTCATCCGTTCAGTCCTTGAAACCTCGAATTGGAATCTTAAACGGGCTGCTGAGGATCTGGATATCGCCAGAGGCACGCTGTACAGCAAAATGAAGAAATACAAAATCATCAGACCCTGA
- a CDS encoding zinc ribbon domain-containing protein — MPIYEFYCRNCHTIFNFFSSRVNTEKKPECPACGMKNLKKYLSSFATIGKAKNPEDGMLANIDESKMESVLGELAMEAGNINAEDPRQMANLIRKFSQKTGLDMGGQMEEALARLESGENPEQIEQDMGNLFGDDFDPAAMFANKGTTRNRNAEPRRDETLYEL; from the coding sequence ATGCCGATCTATGAATTTTATTGCAGAAATTGCCACACGATTTTCAACTTTTTTTCTTCCCGGGTCAATACCGAAAAAAAACCGGAATGCCCTGCCTGCGGCATGAAAAACCTGAAAAAATATCTTTCCTCATTTGCAACCATCGGCAAGGCAAAAAATCCTGAGGATGGAATGCTTGCAAATATTGACGAATCAAAAATGGAAAGCGTCCTTGGCGAACTGGCCATGGAAGCCGGCAATATCAACGCCGAAGACCCCAGACAAATGGCTAATCTCATCAGGAAATTCTCCCAGAAAACCGGGCTTGACATGGGCGGTCAGATGGAAGAAGCCCTTGCCCGGCTTGAATCAGGAGAAAACCCGGAACAAATCGAGCAGGACATGGGAAATCTTTTTGGCGATGACTTTGATCCAGCGGCCATGTTTGCGAATAAAGGCACCACTCGGAATCGCAACGCTGAACCACGAAGGGATGAAACGCTCTATGAGCTTTAA
- a CDS encoding HDOD domain-containing protein produces MPRKIYTFFVVDTDPVALEQFRQLFEQLSHFVYCCASIKEAKKIMGGVAPDFVIVNLKIEGESATDFLYHVKEKFPYTIRFVYANDDNTNELMKLVASGFAHRYLCFPWEKNGIAEILKRDLQTRSRLQRNKCWKFLEAGGNLPVLPAVVTDIEALLRDPDFTTEDLAAAIEKDPVISSKLLQVVNSAAFAKKSSIGDLQHAITFLGITQIKEIVLYIAVLKSFKLSEQCQVYVEDIGEHSFLCSKLAAGIAREIAPELVKDVATAALLHDIGKLIFFATACGMYKDFIDGRETFDFPSSDFESELFGISHAELGSSIMLWWNLPMAIVETAANHNLPIKELSGVPLIVSIADRCLLEATPWLKIETDITLLADDFPVDKWRQAAQDMIEGIEVENF; encoded by the coding sequence ATGCCGAGAAAGATCTATACCTTTTTTGTTGTGGACACCGACCCTGTTGCTCTGGAGCAATTCAGACAGCTATTCGAACAGCTTTCTCATTTTGTCTATTGTTGCGCTTCGATTAAAGAGGCAAAAAAAATAATGGGTGGGGTTGCGCCTGATTTTGTTATTGTAAATCTTAAGATTGAAGGCGAATCCGCAACCGATTTTCTGTATCATGTAAAAGAAAAATTTCCCTACACCATCCGTTTTGTTTATGCCAACGATGATAACACAAATGAGCTTATGAAGCTTGTGGCTTCAGGGTTTGCTCATCGTTACCTGTGTTTTCCCTGGGAAAAGAATGGCATCGCCGAAATACTTAAAAGGGATTTGCAGACCCGTTCACGTCTTCAGCGAAACAAATGCTGGAAATTTCTTGAAGCTGGTGGAAATCTTCCGGTTCTTCCTGCGGTTGTCACAGATATCGAAGCACTGCTTCGTGATCCTGATTTCACCACCGAGGACCTTGCCGCAGCAATTGAAAAAGATCCGGTAATCTCCTCGAAACTCTTACAGGTTGTCAACTCTGCAGCTTTTGCTAAAAAATCATCAATCGGCGATCTGCAGCATGCCATAACTTTTTTGGGCATTACTCAGATAAAAGAAATAGTTCTGTATATCGCCGTCCTGAAATCCTTCAAACTTTCCGAACAGTGCCAGGTATATGTCGAAGATATAGGTGAACACAGCTTTCTCTGCAGTAAACTTGCAGCAGGCATTGCTCGGGAAATCGCCCCTGAGTTGGTGAAGGATGTGGCAACAGCTGCACTCCTTCATGATATCGGCAAATTGATATTTTTTGCTACGGCTTGTGGAATGTATAAGGATTTTATTGACGGACGGGAGACCTTTGACTTTCCGTCATCTGATTTTGAGTCGGAGCTTTTCGGTATTTCTCACGCCGAGCTCGGCAGTTCGATAATGCTCTGGTGGAATCTGCCCATGGCCATTGTGGAAACAGCGGCAAATCATAATCTGCCGATTAAAGAACTCTCTGGCGTGCCTTTAATTGTCAGTATTGCTGACCGGTGCCTGCTGGAAGCAACTCCCTGGCTCAAGATCGAGACGGATATTACTCTTCTTGCCGATGATTTTCCTGTCGATAAATGGCGGCAGGCAGCGCAAGACATGATTGAGGGAATCGAAGTTGAGAATTTCTGA